One Thermoanaerobacter kivui genomic window, CCTTTATTTTCCCATCTTGGAGAGCATTTTGCAAAATACAGCCGGTAGGGAACATACATCCACCCCATAGCTACCGGTTCTGTTTTGTCCCTGCATCCCTCATACACTTTGCCTTCATATACTCCGCCTTTTATATAAACAAGAAATCTTTCTCTAAGCAAATTTGAACCATATGCACCGTAATAAATCACTTCACTCATTTCACTTTTTACCTCACTATCTTCAGTGATTGTACACTTATATTTATATTTCCACCAACCCAAAAATTTCCTTCGCAAAAGAAGTTTAGTCAACATTGATAAAAACATCTAGAAAACTAGCTTACTATTGTTTTTTATCTTTTATTAATTTCCCTTTAAAAAGTCGATAATTTTTTAACTCCTTACTATTTTTTGATGTTTTGTTATCTATAATTATTTTACTACCTATATTCACAAAATAACCTGCATTTTCGACTTTGGGATTATTTTGGGTAAAGTCAAATTCTGCAAGTAACTTAAGTTCTCCTTCAAATTTCACTTCGCGTGAAAACTCAAAAAACTGCTTTAAAATTAAACTATTATCACTGTCATCTAAAAACAAATAACCATTCTCATCTACATCCCATTTTTTGAGTCCTTCATCTGCGTTTCCTTCCCCGTCTTTTAGTTCATTAATGACAATTAACTCCAATTCACCAAAACCATATTTAGAATCTCCACCAATATAAACTTTAGAAAAAACATCTAACAAAAAATCATTATAATCTTTGTCCTCATTCTTTTTACTTTCATCATTTTTATCATTTTCTTTTATATCTTGGTCATTATTTCCATTTGTTATTAAAGAGTTTATATCTTTAATAACTTCTTCTTCAAACCCAATTAATCCTATCCAATAAAGTTGTTTCGAACTGCTTCCATCCTGTTTTGACCTTGGCAGTACAAATTCAAATTCATGAAGGCTTTCATCCTTTGCTTTCCTTGATAGTGGTTCTACTGCAGTTGATACAATAGTATCCACAAATTCAAATTTAAATTGTTCCTCAAGATAATCTCCTATGTAAAAATTCCCTTTTTTATATTTGGGAAATAAAGGGTCGGTATTTAAACATCCATCTTTTTCACATGTTACAGCAGGATAAAAGTTGGTAATATGTTCAAATATTTTTTTAGCTTTGTCAATTTCATTAAATCCATTTGTCTTTAAATACTGGTGAGTTAAAGCACCCCACATAGTCCAGCCAGGAATGAAAATTTCAGTCTCGTTTATAACACCCCACTCTATTGAACCAATATGTATAGGCTGGTTTTGCTTAAAAATTAGTTTATACCACTTCATTTTTATTCCCCCATAGCCTTTGCATGGTAGAGGGCATAGATTAGCACTTTTTCAAAAAGCTCTTTGAAAAAGAGTAAATCATTTAAGTTAGATGATAAATCTAAAAAGTATTTATTAAGCTCTTTATTCCTATCTTTTTCTTTCGCTTTTTTCTGGTTTTCTAATTGTTTTTTTTCTTCTTGAGAATTAGATTTATTTTTAATTTTGCCTTGTAGTTGATTAATATCTTTTTGCAGTTGATTTATTTCTTTTGTCAAATTAGAGATATTTTTAACCACAGCATCATAATCCAATGTTTTTAAGACAAACTTATCTATTTCTGCAATTTTACTCAACAATTTAAAAATTTTCTCTTCATTTAAACTCTTCTCATCTTCGTGGAATTTAACTTTTAATTTATCCAGGACATAAATCCACATAGCATAAACTCCATCATTAGAAAGGACTCCCAAAAGTTTACTTATTTCATTTTCCTCCAAAATTTTATCATTTACAATATCAAAAGCTATTTTATTTAATGTAGATTCCAATGTAGGTTCAAAATTAGCTTCATTCATTCTTGTTCACCTCCACTACCAGCAGTGTTGTTCCAAACAGATTTCTTATTAGTGTCTTCCTCATAATTTGTTTTTTTCTCTTTAATCTCTAATTTCAATCTTCCAAAGCCCCTTGTTGTCATACCACCAATACCTAATGTCTCAAAAAAGTGTTTAGAATCACACAAAGCATCCTCTAGTTTATCATAATCAGGCAAAGCTTTTATTTTATCTAATCCTTCAAAAGCTGATTTATTAAATATTCTCAAATCACCGTAAAATATAGTTCCCCTTGGTATTGCTTCAGAAGTAAACAGTGCTCCTTCTTTTGCTGCTCCTGTTATTGGATCTATTGAAACAGATGTCCTTACTTCAAGATTAGAATTGACAATTTGAGAAAACAAATTTTCTGGTACTATAATAATTTTTTTAATATCTAATTTAAACTTATCAAATTGTACGTCATTTATTTTAATTGGAAGATTTTCAACTTTGTAAGGTAGATAAATCCAGCCAAGATTTATATGTCCATTTTCTTGTCCATTCTCTATTTTTTCTAAAGCAATACAAAACTTTTGTTCTTCTGCATTTGATTTTTTATCTGTTTCTCCTTTTACTTTTTCATCATATAATCCAGCATTTTTTAATATTTCTTCTGTTGTTATCCATTTTGTGCCTAAACGTGTAAACACAGGGAAAAACAAGATATTTAAATCACTAAAATGAATCATCCCCTGCCAGCTTAAATCTTCCTTTGAAAAGCCAAATCCTTTACAAATTATACAATGTCCGCAATGTCCTGTTTTACCTTCATTATCTGTAGCATATGGTGCATTTGATAATTCTTCTTGCGGAGTATTATCCTGTCCAGCACAAGTAATTCGTGAAAATTTATTATATTCATAGTATCTCCAATTATTTTCATTATTTTCTGTTAATGTATTGATTTGAAATTTTTCTTCAAAATATTGTTTCAATTTTTCATGAATTTTTTTCCTTTTTTCTTCCTTATTTTTATCTTCATTCCCGTGCGAATGAATGTTTAAAATTCTATAAATACTCCTTTTTAATTCATTAAAAGAAACCTTCGATAACTCTTTATTCTCCTTTAATGCCATTTTTTCATCTTCTGTTATTACATTTTCATTTTTTAGAAATTCTAAAATTTGATCCAGGTGTTCTTCTATTTTTGACTTAACAAAGGGCATCAATTCCAGCGTCACATAATACCTCCAAGTACCAGCTAAACTTGAGCCAGGAATTTTGGGGAGCTTCGTTATTGGATCTCTTACTATTGTATTATCAACTCTACCTATGGTATATCCTCCTGTGCCTATATAAACTGGATCTGTTGCCATCCCATAAACTCTTAATTCCTTAACAGAATCATTTTTACACATTTTCTATACCTCCTTTAAAGCTCTATGCCAAAATTCAAACATATCCAATAAAAGGCATAAATTCTCTGGGGTCATCTTTTCTTTTAGTAGCTCGTAAAGATTATCATTTTCTTCAGATTTACCAATGTCAAATAAGTCTTTTATCCCATCTGCAAGCTCTTTATCATCTTTTAGTTTAAGAATATTAATAAAACTTGCAGCAAGAAATGCTTTTGTTCCTTCCTTATTAATATCTGTTTTGAATTCTTCATTTGTTTGGAATTCATTATTTACTAAAGCCTCCCATTTGTCATAGATTACAGAAATTAACTTTTGAAGTTTTGTACTTCTTGCAACTCCATCTCTATTTCCTTTACCAAATAGTTCTCTAAATTTTTTAAACTTTTTCCAAATTTCTAAGTCATAAGGTCGTGAGCTTTTAAGTGCTATTTTTCTCTTCCATTTATTGTTTTCATCATAATAAATATCATTTCTTCTTGTATTTGTATCCAAAAACTCAAAGTCAAAAGTATTAGGTATTATAGTGATTTCCTTATCATCATCAATCTCGTCAATGTTAGATATCCAACACTTATAGCTGTCCTCTGGTTTTATATAAAATTCATAACCTTTGGAATAATTATCCCAATATAATGAATAATATTTATCAGTATTGTTTTGTAATTCCTCATTCTTTTGGGATTTTAATATTTCTTTAACTTTAGATGGTTTTTCTTTCATCGATAATCTCTCTATTTCTTCTACATCCCTCCTAATTTTTCTTAAAGCTTTTATACCTACATAAAGGGGTTTTTTATAATCCTGAATTACTACACCTATATGAAGTGGAAGTTTCCCATAAACAAATTTAAAATTTTCGTAATATTTTTTCATGCCATTATCAATCAAATTAGGCACATACTCAGCAGGTATAATAAACTGCCAGCTAATAGGTGTAGGGTCTATAATGGAGATATAAGGTTGATAATATTCAAATTTTGTGTTTTCAACATATTCAACTGATGTTATTACTTTTCTGTTACCAGTATACTCTTTCAGATTAAACTCTTTACCTATTTGCAAATCTTTCACATAAGATATTAAATAAACCTTACCTTTATCAGCCCAAAAAATAGCTTCTCCATCCTGATATTCGCCATCTGAGATATTTTTGTCTGTATCCTTAATTTTTACATTTTCCCAATAAAATCTTTTCCTCCTGTTTTGAGGAATACCTGCATAAGCACATATATCTGCTTTTATATCCTCAAAAAATTCTTTTGTGCTATTCCATATCCTTCTCAACCTCGCTGGAGAAGGATTTTTTCGAAGGAGAAATTGAAGGATAAGCGTAGACAAGAAGTCTGTATCTGAATCAGTAAGATTGTTCCAATCAATTTTTCTCTGATCAAAATCTATTTTTGATTTTAATGGTCTATTTTGATTTTTATCCCAATCATCTAATTTCTTGTAAATGAATTTTTCCCATCTATCACCAATAGAACGTTCAAGTAAGATGTTTTTTATTAACCCAACAATAAAAGCAAAACAAAAAATATCTATTATTAAATTTAATCCCTCATGTGAATAATAATTTTTCCATTTGTCTAAAAAAATTTCAGAATTATCTATAGAAAATATTTGATCGCCATTTTTATTTAAAACAGATTTAGTTTTGTTATTTTTATTGCTTTCTTTTATATTGTCCCCTCTACATTTAAAAAATGGAAGAAATTTCTGTTAAATAAATCTAAAATCATTATATCTTCACTATCAGGCGGTAAATTATTTTTTTCCCGCAGTAGATTAATAATTTTTTTCTTTACTTTCTCATAAGGTGTTTGAATTCCATGTTTGTCAAATAACTCAACAAAACTCTTAATACTATTTAAACTTCCAAATGAATTGAAGCTTTTTAAATTTTTGTTACTTGAATTTAAAAAATTGGTATAATATTTTTTTACTTCTGCTAATAATGTATTTAAATCTGATTTTAAATTCTTAAAATTCTCTTCCCTCACCAGTAAACTGTTTAGCATATCACCATTTAACCAGTCATGAAGCTCAAACTTCATTGTCACCAATGCAACTCCATCATTTTTATCTTTTAATTCATCCATCCAAATAGTTTCTTTACTCGTATCTTCAAGCCATTTATCAATCCTGCCCTGCGTTTTTTCCTTATAACATGTATCGCAAATATTTTTGTCTTCATCCAATCTATCCGATTTGAATACTAATCTCTGCCCGCAAACCTGACAAATGCCTTTTGCTCTTCCGCTTTCAGATTTTTCAATACATATATCAATTTCTTTCTTGCTCCAATCTGCTTTTAAAAAATTTTCTTTTGCATTTTCAAGAAGATAACATAGGTTCATAAGACCTCTTGAAGCTTTAGTAAGAAAAATAGCCGGATAAAATTCGTCAAAGGACTTTTCTTTAAAAATATTTAATATTTTTTCTTCTATTTCCTTTAAATCTCTCTTTAATCTTGCCAAATTACTATCGTCGTTTAAATCATCACCTAAGCCTTCACCAACTAAAAAATAAACTCCTGTTTCATCTCGATATATTTCATTTCCAATAGGATATTCATATTCCAAAAGTTTCTTTACTTCATCATCTATTTCTCTTGCCTTATCTCTATACCACAGTATTTGCTGAGGTTTATAACCTTTTTCTGCTAAACCAAGCTTATCATATTGTATGCCAAGAATACGCCATCGGACATCCATTCGTTTAGGCAAACTTTGAATATTATTATTTTTTAAAATATATTCAGAAAGAGAAGCTTTAAACATTGTGGTTGCCATATAAGCTTGTTCCCACAATGATACATCGTTTATTGGAAATCTATCGTCACTCAATAAACCAGCAAAAAAATTTTTAAATTTTTCTCTAATTGATTTAAATTTTTCCCAATCTAGGTTATTAGAGCCAAGGATATTGGTTATAGAGTTTTTTAAGTCACAAATCTTATTATTTATAGAATCTTCGATTTCTGATAAATAAATAATTCTATTTTTAAAACTCCCAAAAGGATTTGATAACCATCTACTATATTGAGGTTCAACCTTAATATCATCTTTTGGCGATCCCTTATCTATGCCAGAGTTTAGGCTTTCACCAACTCCATATAATACTTCCAATAAATATTTTTTGTCTTGTCGCCTTCTCCATTCACGCCAATTATTAAGAAAATAACTCCATAATTCAAATTCTTCTTCTAAAATTTTTATTTTTTTGCCTTTAATATCATTTTCCCAATCAGATAAAGATTTTTTATCTAAATTAATATCTGCCTTATTTTGTTGGTTTGGATCTACTTTATCCCACAAAGCTAACAAGGAAACTGTCTCTGCCTTTAAAATTTCATTTCTATACTTCTTTAAGTTTTCTAAATTTAACCCTGCCATCTTGACCACCCCTTACCTGCTAGTTCATTACTTATATTTAAATCTTTGTTAGTAAAATAATACTTATCTTCACATAATTCAAAAGTCCCCCATCCAAGTTTTGTTTTTGCTCCTATTCCATTCTGTGAAACTTTCTCAATTGCTAATAAAAGATTTCCTAAATCTTTTTCCGCTTCACTTTTTAATACTTCATTTTCTTTTAATATGCCATCAAATGGAATGTATATAATCTGTAAAATTCCTTCTGTCCCTTCTGGAACTACTTCATGGTAAATAGGTTGTGTTCCAGCTCTTTTTCTTCTATCATGGGGATTTATTACCTCTAAAGAAAGTCTGTCAAAATATGTAGGATAAAATATAGCTCTTCCTTTATGTGTTTGAAATTCTATTGGTAGGTTTTTATTATCTTTTTGAAGTTTCTCAGAAATTTTCTTCTGAAGAATAGCTTGAAGTTCCTCGTATGAATTTTTGTCTTTAATTTCGCCTATAAAATCTTTGTCTATCATCATTCCAAGTTCAAATAATATAAATTCTAAAAGCTTTTCTTTAAACTTCCCTAAATCACTACTATCCCCTTTTAAATAATCCTCTATTCCCTTTATACTTTCAGAACCTGCTCCAAATATTCTTAAGTAACTATCAACAATTTTTCTCCTTTTTTTAAGGTTAGCCTCTTCATTTATTAAATCTTTAAACGCAGCAGCTAAAGAACCTTTCCAACTACTTCCCCATATCATAGGCACTTTAAAGACTTTTTCCTTTAATACTGGATTTGAAATTATATAAAATTCGTCATCCAGACTGTTGACAAAATATCGGGAACCCGTTATGATGAGAAGGGTTCCTTGTTTTTTTAACGGTACAAAGCAAAAGAGGAGAGGAGAAGAAAGATGTTATCAAAGAAACAGGATGCCAGACATCAAATAGAATTTGTAAGCATAGATCAGTTAGTTCCAAAAGATCACCTTTTAAGGAAGATAGAAAGAGTTATAGAGATTTTAGTTTCATATATGATTTAGTAAAAGAGAAATATTCCGAAGATCACGGCAGACCAAGCATAGACCCAGTAGTACTCATAAAAATACTTTTCATTCAATATCTTTTTGGTATACCATCGATGAGGAGGACAATAGCAGAAATAAAAACAAATGTAGCGTATAGATGGTTTTTAGGGTATGGGCTGACAGAAGAAATACCTCATTTTTCAACATTTAGTCAGAACTACATAAGAAGATTCAAGGGGACGGATATATTTGAAAAAATATTTACGAAAATTTTAGAAGAAGCAATAAAACATGGGCTAGTAAATGCAGAGGAAGTATTCATAGATTCAACCCATGTAAAAGCAAGTGCCAACAAGAAGAAATACACCAAAGAAATAGTAGAAAAAGAAGCCAGGACTTATCAAGAAAAACTAGAAGAAGAAATAAACAAGGATAGAGAGGCTCATGGCAAAAAGCCATTAAAGAAAATCAAGAAGATAAAGACGAAAGAAGTGAAAGTAAGCAAAACAGACCCGGATAGCGGAATGTTAAACAAAAACGGAAAAGAAAAAATCTTTGCATATTCTTTTCACACAGCCTGCGATAAAAACGGATTTGTATTAGGAGTAAAAGTTGAAGCTGCAAATGTACACGACAGTGTGATGTTTCAAGAAGTATTAGAAGAAGTTGAAAAGAGGGTAAGAAAACCGAAAGCAATAGCAGTAGACGCAGGCTATAAAAATCCGTACATATTAAAGACAATATTTGATAGACAAATAATACCAGCAGTGCCGTATACAAGGCCAAAAACAAAAGATGGTTTCATGAAAAAACATGAATTTGTTTATGATGAATACTATGACTGTTACATATGCCCGCAGAATGAAATATTAACATATGTTACAACCAACAGAGAAGGATATAGAGAATACAAATCAAACCCAGAAAAATGTAAAAACTGTCCTCTAAGAGAAAAGTGTACCCAAAGTAAAGACTACACAAAGAGGATATTCAGGCACATATGGGAAGGATATGTAGAAGAAGCAGAACACCTAAGGCATACACCTTACTGTAAAGAAGTATATGAGAGAAGGAAAGAGACAATAGAGAGAGTATTTGCAGATTTAAAGGAGAAGCATGGTTTGCGATGGACGACGTTAAGAGGGAAGGAAAAATTGTCCATGCAAGCGATGCTTGTTTTTGCTGCCATGAATTTAAAGAAAATGGCCTTATGGTTATGGAGGAAGGGCAAAGGGCCCTTTGACATTTCAAAACTTTATTCATTATTTGGAGTTTTAAAGAAAATTTTATCCAGATATATACAGCCCCTGCTTTCGGTACTAAGAAAACAGGGGCTAAAATTTTGCTTTGTCAACAAACTGAAGCACGTCTGCGAAGCAGAGGTGCTCTCTTAACTGGATTTTTGATTTGAGCGAAGTGAAAATGAAAAATCCCTACCGTTAATACACAATATCTATTATCTTATTATCCTTATCGACCAGTACCATCACCCAGTTTCCTTTTTTCAGCTCATCTTTATTATACCTCATCACTTTATCTGAGTCAGAAAATTTCTGCATAACAGTTTTATCTGAAGCAGTGTACCTTTCTTCCTTTCCATTTATGTCTACCACAACATAATTATCATTCGCTTCTTTTAAAATCCCCAATATACTTGTGCTTCCATCTTCAAGAGCTTCTTTTCTGCCCTGTGTGATGACGTAAATATAATTTTCACCGTCTTTTCTTATGATTTTTACAAACACACCTTCTTTAATGTCCTTGGGCATTCCCTCAACAAATACAGTTTTCTCAGCTGTAAAATCATATTTAACTTTTTCTCCACCGCTTTCTAAAACTATTTCGCTGTTGTTGGAGCTTACAACGGTTCCTGCAGTGAGCTCTTTTTGAGGATTTACCTTCTCACTTTTAACAGCTTCATTTACAGTATTTTCGGTTCTCCCTGTATCTTTCTTTATCTCACCGCAGCCCGCCACTAGAAAAATGACAAGAAGTAATGTCAAAGTAAAGCTTAAAACTCTCCTCATATCTTACCTACCTCCTCGTATAATTAATTTTAAAGACAATAAATTTGTCTCACTTCTTAAAAATTTAATAAAGTGCATTTATAACTGGAAATCTTTAATATTCTCATCTTGTCTAAAATCTTATCTATTGCCATGAATCCGTAATATTGCGCAATATGCAGGATTCATGGCGCGTCCGTCTCATCTTTTTTCGGCCTTATTATTTACTTTTGAGATAACTTGTAGCATTATTATACTGTAAAGTTAATGTGGGACAGGCTTTCGTCCTCCATGCGGCTTGACCGCTCTTTTAAGTGTGGTCCCTACACCAGATTTGCCTTTTCTTACGCGAAATCTGCTTTGTCATATATAAGCCCCTGGCAGCAGAGGATTCAGGCTTATATATTAAGAGCTAATTGCGAGGTTGCTAAATAATCTGGTTGCTAGGGTTATCTCAAATTAACTTTTACTTACTTTATCACTTTTGAAAGGAGGTGTAACGATCTTGAATAAGCTTTTTGTTGGTATGGATGTAAGCCTGAATGATGTCAAGGTTCATATTCTCGACCAGGAGGGTAATGATGCTTCCTCCCGTTTTTCTGTAGAAAATAACCCTCATGGTTGTGATGTTATAGTATCACGTATCTTGGAGTGTTGTAATAAATACAATATCCAAAAGGTCTTTATTGGTTTGGAATCTACTTCAGTCTATGGCTGGCACCTCCAGTATTATTTGGCTGATCATTCTGCTCTTAAGCCTTATCAACCTTCTATTACTACTTTTAATGCAAATATCATTAATGCTTTTAAAAAGTCTCTCGGCAATTTACCTAAAAATGACTGGATTGATGCCTTTGCTATTGCTGAAAAACTGAGATTCGGTAGACTCCCTAAATCTTGTTCTGTAGATTTTAGATATCTTGCTCTCCAGAGGCTTACTCGCCATCGCTTTCACATTGTTAATAGTATTGTTAGAGAAAAAAATTATTTACTCAGCAATTTGTTCCTTAAGTTTAGCGGTTTGTGCCAAAATAAAGTCTTTAGTAATAATTTTGGAGCAACTGCTACTGAAATATTTAATGAGTTTTTCACCCTTGATGATATTGCGGCTCGACCGCTTGATGAACTTGCCGGCTTTTTGGTTAGTAAAGATTGCTTTGATGATCCTGAAGCTACAGCTAAATTGCTTCAAGAGGCTGTTCGCAAGTCTTATAGAATTAATGCTACTGTAGATGATTCTTTAAACTTTGTTATCAAGTCTTGCTTTGACAATCTACAGTCCCTTGAAAAGCAGAAGAAAGCTGTAGAAAAAGCCATTATTAATGAGGTAAAAGGATTTAACAATGAATTTCTTTGTCTTACATCAGTAAAAGGTATTGGCCCAACCATCGCAGCCGGCTTAATATCTGAGATAGGCGGAATTTCAAGGTTTGATAATGATAATGCCCTTGCAAAGTTTTCCGGCCTTTATTGGTCAGAGTACCAGTCTGCTGATTTTAAAGCGGAGGACACATATCTCAAGCGTACTGGTAATGAGTATCTCAGATATTATTTTATCCAAGCAGCTTTAAGCTCAGGAAGTATTTACCTGAGTTCTCACAATACTATGCCCGCAAATTTAAAGAAAGCAAAACTCACAAGCATAAACGTGCTCTTGTATTGACTGCACGTAAAACTGTAAGGTTAGTCTTCGCTCTGCTGCGCGAAGAAAAACTTTATAAATCCCCAATAATGAAAGGAGATGATTGTATAAGTTAACATATTACCCCATAACCATATTTTACATTAATTTTCATTAGCTTATTGCGTGATGGTTAGCTTTGCTATACCCTTTTTTAGGTTATTTTATTAAATTTTTTTTGAATTTTTTTTATCACCCTCTTGACATATTACCGAAATACTTAAAATTTATCTTTTAGCTAAAACTTTAAGGAAGAAACGAAAGCACTGTGTGCACAAAAAGCTGATTCCAGAGTACTAAAAAGCCAACAAACAGCACAACAATGTAAATTCCTATTGATTTAACTGCAAATAAAACACTTATAAAAGGAAATAAAACTTGAATTACCGCTTCAACTAACAGCAGTGTCTGTTTATGCTGCGTCTTCCTAACAATCTTATCTCTTATCATGCCTACAATCCCGTCTGTAATAAATGCCCATCCAATCCAAATCATAGGCAGATACACAAAAATTTCGCTTTTTATTGTATTATAAGCCATTAAAGGATTGATAAAAGAAAGAAGGAAATTAGTAAAAGAAATAGAATAATGTATGTGATAACGTAAAAATACAGCTGCAAGCAAACTTAAACCCATTATTATACCCCACAAGCCAAAAGAAGGAGGAGACTGAAGTACAGATACATTTGAGCTGTACTCAATTAAATTTTCAAAAAAGCTCTCTTTTGTTCTCTCTTTAAGCCACATTCCAATGTGGGGGAGGACGGGAAGGTCCAGCATAAAGCTTAAGTCTGAACCTCCTAAAGTAAGTCTCGTAAGAGATATTAAAGAAAGTGATGTTGATGCGATTGTGAAGTTTGCGAGAAGCAAGTTTGATGTGATAATTTTTGACCTTCCGGATGAGTTTAATGAAATTGTTAAAACTGCGCTTGATAATGCCACAAAAATAGTTGTGCTGTCGAGAGGGACAGAAGGAGAGTTCGGAAGAATGAAGGAGTTCCCTTATGAGTTTTTGACGGTATTTGTTAGGCCAGAAAAAGGGGTTAAGAAGTATGTGAAGCTTTTAAATTTGAGATATAAAGTTGTGAGCAGCTTCAGTAAAGAAATTGAAGAAATAGATGATTTTATCTTTTCTTGATTGTAATTTTGTAAAATTCCCGATTTAAGATTTCTTTTATATTTATCATATCTCTGTTTCTATAAATAAATTTAAAAAGGTTTATTATAAGTATTGATATTGCCAAAGTTAAAATCTCAAGACGGTTTAGTTTTTCAGAATCACATTTTATCCTGCAGGGAGGAATTTCAAACTTCTTTACAAAATTCTCTACAAAACGGTTACTGTTGATAAATAAATGGGTTTTCAGAATGAAGGTATCGCTGTTTTTCATGTTATTTAAAATGTTTGGTAAGGCTTTGCTGCCAAAATCTTTATATAATTCAAAAATTGCTGTATTACGGTTTTTAATTATCAAAAGCAATAAAGTTTTTGGATGTTTTTGGAGGTGCCATTGATGATTACAGTAAAATGCAAGAAAAAAAGGGAACCCTAATTCCGATAAAAAATATAAGCACAGCAGTGACAAAGCGATTATGAGGCATAACAATCAAGATGATCCACATAACAAACATTATAGCAGTTCTAAAACAGATGTGGTTGGCAAATCTGAACACTGCTCATTACCTCCTACTTTATGTCCCGTTTAGCAACTTTACCTAATCTTATTATAGTTCCGTTTAGAAACATTGTCAAGAGTTTTTTAAAAAAATTTTTTCTTTTTGGGACATATTGTTTATTTTAGGGACATTTTTAGCTACAATAACATAAAAGGAGGTTTCAAAAAATGACATTTTCAGATAGATTGAGAGAACTACGTAAAGAAAAAAACTTAACCCAAGAGGACCTTGCAAAGATACTAGGAATAAGTCGTTCTACTATAGCGGGATATGAGACAGAAAGGAAGGAACCAGACTATGAAACCCTAAAAAAAATAGCGGATTTTTTTAACGTTTCCATTGATTATCTCCTTGGAAGAACAGATATTCGCTCTCCAGTTGACGAAATCACAGAGGCTGTTTCGGACGACCCAGAGCTGCTGGAGTTTTGGAATACATTAAAAGAAAGGGAAGATTTGAAACTTCTGTTTAAGCAGACGAAAAAGCTTTCTCCTCGAGATATAAAGCAAATAATCAGGATTATAAAAGCCATAGAAGATGAAGAAGATAAGGGGGAATGATTTAGTTGAGCAGTATCAATTTACTTAACACTTCTCTCATGAAAGCTTTATTGGATGAAACAATACCATTTCATGAAGTAAAGTGCTTAAAAACTACATAAAAAAAATAACCGTCACCCCAGATGAAATAAAGTGCGAATTTTACTTCTGGATAGGTGACGATTTCCGTTCT contains:
- a CDS encoding RAMP superfamily CRISPR-associated protein, whose protein sequence is MCKNDSVKELRVYGMATDPVYIGTGGYTIGRVDNTIVRDPITKLPKIPGSSLAGTWRYYVTLELMPFVKSKIEEHLDQILEFLKNENVITEDEKMALKENKELSKVSFNELKRSIYRILNIHSHGNEDKNKEEKRKKIHEKLKQYFEEKFQINTLTENNENNWRYYEYNKFSRITCAGQDNTPQEELSNAPYATDNEGKTGHCGHCIICKGFGFSKEDLSWQGMIHFSDLNILFFPVFTRLGTKWITTEEILKNAGLYDEKVKGETDKKSNAEEQKFCIALEKIENGQENGHINLGWIYLPYKVENLPIKINDVQFDKFKLDIKKIIIVPENLFSQIVNSNLEVRTSVSIDPITGAAKEGALFTSEAIPRGTIFYGDLRIFNKSAFEGLDKIKALPDYDKLEDALCDSKHFFETLGIGGMTTRGFGRLKLEIKEKKTNYEEDTNKKSVWNNTAGSGGEQE
- a CDS encoding CRISPR-associated protein Csx11; its protein translation is MAGLNLENLKKYRNEILKAETVSLLALWDKVDPNQQNKADINLDKKSLSDWENDIKGKKIKILEEEFELWSYFLNNWREWRRRQDKKYLLEVLYGVGESLNSGIDKGSPKDDIKVEPQYSRWLSNPFGSFKNRIIYLSEIEDSINNKICDLKNSITNILGSNNLDWEKFKSIREKFKNFFAGLLSDDRFPINDVSLWEQAYMATTMFKASLSEYILKNNNIQSLPKRMDVRWRILGIQYDKLGLAEKGYKPQQILWYRDKAREIDDEVKKLLEYEYPIGNEIYRDETGVYFLVGEGLGDDLNDDSNLARLKRDLKEIEEKILNIFKEKSFDEFYPAIFLTKASRGLMNLCYLLENAKENFLKADWSKKEIDICIEKSESGRAKGICQVCGQRLVFKSDRLDEDKNICDTCYKEKTQGRIDKWLEDTSKETIWMDELKDKNDGVALVTMKFELHDWLNGDMLNSLLVREENFKNLKSDLNTLLAEVKKYYTNFLNSSNKNLKSFNSFGSLNSIKSFVELFDKHGIQTPYEKVKKKIINLLREKNNLPPDSEDIMILDLFNRNFFHFLNVEGTI
- a CDS encoding RAMP superfamily CRISPR-associated protein, which gives rise to MITGSRYFVNSLDDEFYIISNPVLKEKVFKVPMIWGSSWKGSLAAAFKDLINEEANLKKRRKIVDSYLRIFGAGSESIKGIEDYLKGDSSDLGKFKEKLLEFILFELGMMIDKDFIGEIKDKNSYEELQAILQKKISEKLQKDNKNLPIEFQTHKGRAIFYPTYFDRLSLEVINPHDRRKRAGTQPIYHEVVPEGTEGILQIIYIPFDGILKENEVLKSEAEKDLGNLLLAIEKVSQNGIGAKTKLGWGTFELCEDKYYFTNKDLNISNELAGKGWSRWQG
- a CDS encoding helix-turn-helix domain-containing protein → MTFSDRLRELRKEKNLTQEDLAKILGISRSTIAGYETERKEPDYETLKKIADFFNVSIDYLLGRTDIRSPVDEITEAVSDDPELLEFWNTLKEREDLKLLFKQTKKLSPRDIKQIIRIIKAIEDEEDKGE